The Bubalus kerabau isolate K-KA32 ecotype Philippines breed swamp buffalo chromosome 8, PCC_UOA_SB_1v2, whole genome shotgun sequence genomic sequence CTTTAGCTGAATGCTTCCCCCATCTGGTTGCAAATCCACACTTCTGATGTTTCCAATAGCGTTTTAAGTGGAAAATTCAGCAAGATTTTGGCCTCGGAAATCGAAACTGATATACTGCTGAAAACCCGGTCATGAAAACTCCCAGGGGCGTTCCGATTTGGTCCCCACGCATGGGAGTGGCTAGGTCTGTGTGAGGACATCTCGCCGTCTTAAAGACCCCATGGTCTCACCCATTCCTAAAGCTTGGAGGGTCACCCCCCTCCCAATACCTGTTACACGTCTTGAGCAGGCTCACGGAGCCCTGGATCACTCCAGCAGGAAGCCCTCCAGCCCCACGCCGGCCAGGTGGAGGACCCCGGCCCACTTACCATCCTCACGGGCCGACAGGAGCCCATGTGGTCGTTGTGGCCGTTCCAGCGGTAGAAGTCGGGGTAGTCGCCGTGCTCCAGGATGAACTGCTGGCCCCGGAAGTCGGGGTGGTCGAAGCAGACCCAGGCCCCACTCTCCACGCGGACCGAGTTCACCCGGTTCATGAAGCCTCGATCCTGGAAGTTGTCACAGTCCCCGAAGACCTCCAGCTTCCTGCCCGTGAAGTGCTTGCCCTCGTAGAGTGTGATCTAGAAGAGCCAGGTGAGAGGGCACAGGGTTGGGTGCGCCTCTCCTTTCAGTTCTGGGAATGGACACATGGGGCCCAACACCCCGACTGAACCCTGAGTCCCCAGACCCAGACCTGCTGCATACACTAGGTGCTCAACCCTGTCTCTTGATCAGGTGAAAGAACGCACGGACGGCAGGTTGAGATCAGCCGCAGtgccccaccatccccaccccgGGGGCCCACGGTTGAGCAGACAAATCTCAGAAGATCCGAGGAGACAGCCACTTCCCCTTTGTCCAGGGGCCTCTGTGAAAACAGGCTCTTTTCAAACTGCCACTGCAGTTTTTAAACTCAATTTTTGTTCATCGTTAAAACACAACATCCAAAGAAATGCTTCCAAAAGAAAACACTTCACTCAGGACTTGCCATATAAACAAATACTGTTTTCAGAAAGTCAGGTTTCTGGGATCCGTCTGCTTCACCGGACAGACTGAATCCAACAGAGCCACGTCAGGGCCCGGCGTGGGATTAACGGCTCAAAAGCAGGTTTTTTCAATGTAGCCGCGTCCCTTTGTGCCCTGGGCCACTCCTCCGGGTGACATGCATGTGTTAGATCTGGAGCTTTTCTAGCCCGGCGGTCAGTTCAGACACCGTGCTCCATGGTGATGTAGCACTGAAGGGTGTCCTCACACTGAACCAGATGGTAACCAGACCTATTGTAGTGATCAGCTGGTAAGGGATAAACATATCCGGTCACTATGTTATGCACCGGAAACTAAGCCAATCTTGTCAGtcaattgtacttcaataaaaacaaaacaaaaacaaacatgaacCATATCAACCTCAAACTCACTTTCTGCAGAGGAACCTAACATTCCGACCATTCAATAActcttcaggggcttccctggtgactcaggtgtaGAGTCTGcctctgcaatgcagaagacctgggtttgatccctgggttgggaagatcccctgaagaagggaatggctatccactccaatattcttgcctggagaatcccatggacagaggagcctggtgggctacagtccgcggggtcacaaagagctggacacgactgagcaactaatactttggGCTCCTAGAAGGggcctggcaaagtaatgctaCCTGGGTCCAGGGACTGTGGTCAGCCTGTATGTATGCTGTTACTGATGGTACGACTGCCTCCCTGGGCCCCTCGGAGTTAAGTGAGGCCAGAGGCTTTGGCCAGAGGGATGTGCGTGGACTCACAAGCTCTGAAAACTTCTCAtttctcctctctgcctctgccGCTGTCAGGGTGTCACTCTGCAGCACAGAGGGTGTGTGGACCGTGGTGGAGGGAGCTCTTGGGGCTGTTTGTTACTGAGGCATAACCTAGCCCACGCAGACAGATGCAGTAATACTCTCATTCACTAACCTTGAATGTAACCCCTGGGGTCCAAAAGACAGGGAGCTAGAGAAGAGGGGAGAGGTCCAAATTTACCCTCCTTCCTGCACAAGTCTGTTTGagggctctccccacccccagatatTCAAGGACAACTGGTCACCCATAGAATTCAGAGGCCCCCTCAGATCTGAACAGTTGTGCAGAGAACTAGTCCCAAGTGTCCCTGGGCGGATTCTGAGGAAGGAGCAGTCACATTAGAACAGCCTCAGGGAAAGAAGTGGGGCCCAGGGCCTGCAAGGCAAGGCAGGGGTCCCCCACCGCAACCCAGGCACCCCTCACAGCTCACCACTGCCTGctcctggctgggggtgggggttagaGCCCCAGAGCCAGCGCTTGctggaggggctggagggagtgTTGGGGAGACTTCTTAACCCTCACATCACAGAGGTGCTCAGCCAGGGCCAGGCTACCCCCGGGCTGTCAGATGCAAAGGGCACCAAGCAGCAATTTGCCACCCtcggcccccagcccccagcccccagcccgaaCACCAAGAGCCACGGAAGGGGGTTCAGGGCCCCGCCGCGGGCACTCACCTTCCCCGAGCGCTGCGCCATGGTGCACCTGGGCCGCCTGGAGTGCCggcccgcgggccgcgggggCCCCAGATATAGCGGGCGGCGCCCTGCTGGCTCAGCGCCGCCCCGACAAAAGATTTGCTGGGCCGGCTGGTTAGTGCTGTCGGGCGTGCTAAGCCCGCGAGGGGCCGCCGGCCGGAGGGACTCACCCCGCCCCCGTCTGGGGGGTCTCCCCGGTGCTCACGGGGGTCACCGTGCCCAGCTCGGCTCGGCTCAGCCCCCGAAGCCGACTCTTTCTCGGGCTCAGCCTGCCTGCTGGCCCTGCTGAGTCAGGACCACACGCCCCCTGCTGCCCCGCCCCTACTCTGGGGCGGGGGTCTCCAGGCTCCCCTCCTCCTCACCGAGCCCTgagccttcccagacagccaacCACTGCCCTCTCCCACCCGGACCCGGGCTCACCCTGTTACTGAGTCGTTCTCTGGGTGAAGGATGGACCCCAGGCTCCAGAGGGCAGAGACGACAGCCCGTGCCCGCCACCTGCCCTCTTCTCTTGGCCAACCCAAATTGGTGTACCCCACCCACAGTGAAGCCAGACAAAGCCAGGGATGGAGTTAGCACAGAGAAAGGTTTCTTGCAAAGGAGAACCAGGCAACTCATGCTCAAAAGGCTGCAACTCCCTGGTGGGTTTCAGGTGTTTTTAAAGCAAGGTGAGGAGGAGAGTCACAGGGTGTGATCATCTCCGGGACAAATCTCTGATTGGTTGACGGTGAGGTAATGGGGCAGTGTCACAGGGGGTAACATGATCAGTCCTCAGGCTCCAGTAGGTCTGGGGGCTACAGTGCTCacggtcatcaagtagttaacttcTTTCACTTGATGGGGattttagcatctgtaaaacaactcaggaaaggTGCGCAGACACTGTTACCTAGGTACTTCGGGgaggaactaaagattctgtgaCTGCCATATGGCTGATGTACTGTTCAAATTCTTACCAGTTCTCCTGGCCCAACTACTATCCATTTTTATCACTACATGTTCACATCCTTCCAATCActaattcttttgttgttgttgttaattaatttgttgttgttcagtcactaagtcgtatctgactctttgagaccccatgaactgcagcatgccaggattccttgtccttaactatctcctggagtttgtgcagactcgtgtccactgagtcggtgatgccatccaaccagctcatcctctgttgcccccgtctcctcctgccctcaatccttcccagtatcagagtcttagttaattaaagttaatttatttattttcactgtgctaggtcttcagcTGTATCCATAGGCCTTTTCTGGttgggcatgtgggctcttagttccctgaccagggattgaacctgcgtccactgcattggaaggcgacttcttagccactggaccaccagggaagtcccccaatcATGAATTCTTGAGCCAGGCTTTTGGGACTCAGCCGAGGCCTGGGAGACAACAGCTTTTCTATAAACAAGAGGCAGGCAGGGGGCATGGGAGAAGGAGggggtctgtcccaggaaggccccTTAGGGTCCTGCTCCCTTACACTGTGGTCTTAGCTCCCAGCCCCACCGGATCTTTTCTGCCGCAGCAGTACCCtggtctgccccccaccccccaaaacacacacacacacctgcgtGTCTGGCGGTGGTCCTGAAGCCTCCACTTCTTCTGTCTTGCTCCCGGAATCCTGTCGTCTCCCAGCCCCAGTCAATGCTCACCCTCAATCTGTCAAAGTATCACCTGCCACAACTTGAACCCCACCCAGCCCTTGCCGATGGGCCGCAGGGCTCGGCACCCAGACCACCCCGGATGGCAAGGATGGTTTACAGAAACACGCAGCCCCGCCTCAGCATGGGGCTTTCTAGGGCATGGAAGTTCTTGGCACATGAGAGAGGCTCAGAGATGGTTTGCGGAATGAACAGAGTCAACACTGCGGCCACAAGATGCGAAGCCGTCAAATTGCTGGGAGATGAGATGTGAACACAGGAAACAGCGCAGGGGGGTCAGCTGGGGCAAGGGGCCCACAGGAGCGTGAAGGAAAGAGACGTCATTTGGAGCAGGGGGCCCTCGGGGGGCTTCCACAGGGCAGCAAGGAGCAGGTGTGGGAGCGGTCTGAGCTGTTCTCGGGAGGGCAGGTGTTATCCCCATCTCATGGACGAGACACTTGAGGTTCAGGAAATAGAGGTCATGGATTCTGAGGGTTCGGGGGGCCCTGCCCCTGCTCTGGAGCCTGTCacgtgtagttcagttcagttcatttcagttgctcagtcgtgtccgattctttgcaaccccatgaattgcagcatgccaggcctccctgtccatcaccaagtcccggagtacacacaaactcatgtccattgagttggtgatgccatccagccatctcatcctctgttgtcaccttctcctcctgcccccaatccctcccaccatcagagtcttttccaacgaatcaactcttcgcataaggtggccaaagtactggagtttcagctttagcatcagtccttccaatgaacacccaggactgatgtcctttaggatggactggttggatctccttgcagtccaagggactctcaagaggcttctccaacaccacagttcaaaagcatcaattcttcggcactcagctttctttacagtccaactctcacatccatacatgaccacaggaaaaaccatagccttgactatatagatatagataaatagatggatagagttcagttcagttcagtcactcagtcatgtctgtggaTTGCAGCACctcaggcccccctgtccatcaccattcctggagtttactcaaactcatgtccatccggGCGGTGTAGTACGTACACTACGACCCACATGTCACCTTGCATCCAAGGGGCAGGCCTCCCAGGGGGCCCAGGCCTGACCCTTGCCCCCCACAGGCATCCACACTGGCCAAACCACACATTCTAGCACGGGCCCTGTTGGACAGGGGTCCTGTTGTGGAATATAATTAAAAGCAAGCTCTCCCAACCCAGAAAGCCTGTCCATACAGGTTAAAGAGAAAGAATAGTCATGTTATTGACATTAAACCAAAAAGGGATGCCTCCCAGGCAATCTGCAGCAGTGACTGCAAAGACAGGGACATCTCAGCCTTCATACAGTCAGGCAGACTTTCTCATTACGTACATGCACGTGTGTTCACGATAAAATTGCTAATTTTCTCGTATCTGTATGCCCAGAGATAGGCTTTGCAATTCAGAGTAAGGTGATGGCTGAAGTTAAGCCCTTCTTCTCCCAGGAACCTGGGAGGTGGGATGTTATTGTTTCAAAGAGATAGCTCCCAGCTGCTAGAGGAAAAACCTTCAGAGTGTTAGGCTGGCAAGAGGCTTATTTAGCCGTCAAACTGATGCATATAcatgaggaaaagagaaaggaattctgaaaaaggaaggaagggaagtctCTTCCCTTGTATTCAACTGGGAAAATTAaaccctttattatttttttaaacataggctttattttttctagcagttttaggttcacagcaaaattgagtaaAAGTATAGAGAGTTCCCACGTCCTCCCCAGCCCCACAGAAACAGCTTCTTCCACCATCAGCATCCCACCACCCCAGATGGTACATTTCTTGTAACTGATGAACCTATACTGACACATCATTACCACctgaagtccatagtttacaatataattcactcttggtgttgagctttgacaaatataaaatgatatgtaTTTGTCATCATAGCATCTTAAATATGGAAtattttcattgccctaaaaatcctctgggccctgactattcattgctTTTCCCCACTGTGCCCCAACTCCCGGCAACCactgacctcttttttttttttatttaattttttaaaatttaatttaatttaatttaattttggctTAGCAGtgagtggcatgcaggatctgtagtttcctgaccagggattgaacccgagccccttgcagtgaaagcctggagtcctagccgctggatcaccaggaaagtcccacgaATACTGTGTTTATGGGTAAAACCAAGGGACAATtgcagtttccctggtggctcagccgtaaagtatctgccttcaatgcaggagacatgggttcaatccctgggtcaggaagagcccctggagaagggaatgacaacccactctagtaatctggCCTTgggaatctcatgaacagaggagcctgacgggctacaatccgtggagtcacaagagaatgggacacagcttagcagctaaacaacaagggGACAAACGCTCATGCCGGTTACAGGGAATCAAATACCCCTGGGCCCTGCCAACTGAAGGCTTCCCTCCCTCTGTCATTCTGACAGGCACCTTCAAATTTCCAAATGATCCCAGGGACCTTTCTTGCCCCCTTCGAGGTTCACACCTTTAGTGAAATTGCTGGGGCACGCATGAGCACACCTTCAGCTCCACGGGATGCAGGAGAGGCCCCCCGACCTGTGGATTTGTGTTCAGCTGCTCAACATCGTCCACCAGTACATTGACACATCTGGGTTTGCTCCACTGTATACTGCTTATTCACATCCTTTGTCCGCTTTTCCCGAGTCCTTCCTGACTGGTGTGTGCGTGTTAGCCTCAACCTCTTACCCATTCCTCTGTGGTTGGTATGTCTATCAGCCTGTTATCCTGTCCTTTTCGTGTCTGTATGTTACCCTGTTATCTATTCCCTTGTTGTGTCCATGCATGTTTTAACCTGCCATCTAACCTATTCTCTATCCCTTGGTGGTGTGTGTGAATTATAAAGACCTCTCCCCATCTGTGGCTTAGACCACTGGCCTGGGTCCCGTTGGACAGGCACAGAGGGAGCTCCTTTAgccagaacctgtgctctgctaAGGCAGCCTGTCTGTGGACCAGTGGGAGCCTGAACCTTCTGGGTGGAGGGGTGAGACATCCTCTGGCTTACACAGTGTCGGGCCCCACTGACCAAGGGTGCCCTGCTCTGCCCTAGTTCAAAGCCACTTCTGGGAGACCGGAAGACATCTCCCTCCCACAAGAGGGGCCAGAGGTCTCCAGGGGGAGCATCAGATTGGGgcagggaaggaaagggtgggagtgTAAAGGCCTGACCCCTAGGTCCTAGAAGAATCCCCTTGTTCCTCCCACACCCAATCCTACCCTCAAATACTGAGCCAATGAAGTGAAAGGTGCTGAAGCCTGACCCCTAGAGGTGGTTACAACAACTACACCTCCCTTTCCCAGGGAAACTGGGGCCAGGctggaatgggtttccctggtggctcagatggtaaagaatctgcctgcaattcaggagatctggctttgatccctgggtcgggaagatcccctggagaagagaataggtacccactccagtattcttgcctggagaatcccatggatagaggagcctggcaggctgcaatccatagtgtcaaaaagagtcgcacacgactgaagggacttagcatgcatgtacagggaggatggagaagctctattcagtcagcaaaaacaagaccgggagctgacggtagctcagatcatcagctccttattgcaaaattcaggcttaatttgaagaaagtagagaaagccatgaagccattcaggtatgacctaaatcaatccctcacaattatacagtggaagggaatagatctgatagacagagtgcctgatgaaactatggatggaggttcataacattgtacaggaggcggtgaccaaaggcatccccaagaaaaagaaatgcaagaaggcagagtagttgtctgaggaggccttacaaatagctgaggaaagaagagaagagaaaaacaagggaaaatgggaaagatatacccaattgaatgcagagttccagagagcagcaaggagaaataagaaggctttcttcaatgaacaatgcagaggtagaggaaaacaatagaatgggaacccagagatctcatcaagaaaatttgCGGCATCAAGGGGATatttcatgtaaggatgggcacgataaaggacaaatggtaaggacctaacagaagcagaagagatcaagaggtggcaagaatacacaggagaactatacaaaaatgacccagataaccacaatgatgtgatcactcacctacagccagacatcctggaatgtggagtcaaatggggcttagaaagcatcactatgaacaatgctagtggaggtgatggaattccagctaagctgtttcaaatcctagaagatgatgctggtaaagtgctgtactcaatatgccggcaaatttggaaaactcaccagtggccacaggactggaaaaggtcagttttcattccaatcccaaagaaaggcaatgccaaagaatgttcaaacaactaTACAGTTGAGCTCATTTTGTatactagtaaggttatgctcaaaaatccttcaagctaggcttcagcagtatgtgaactgagaacttccagacttATAAGtggggtttagaaaaggcagaggagccagagatcaaattgccaacattccctggatcacagagaaagcaagagaattccagaaaaacatctacttctgtttcattgactatactaaaggtTTTgagtgaatcacaacaaactgtggaaaattcttaaagaaatgagaataccagaccactttacctgcctcctgagaaatctgtatgcacgtcaagaagcaacagttagaactggacatggaacaatggactggttccaaatagggaaaggagtatgtcaaggctgtatattgtcaccctgcttatttaacttctatgcagagaacatgtgaaatgcccagctggatgaatcacaatctggaatcaagattgctgggagaaatatcaacaacctcagatatgcagataaagaTGATGGGGAACTATTTCTATTCTCTGGAGGGTTTGCTCCTTGGAGGTTTTGCTAAAAATGGTCTTTAAAACAGTCTAGGCCTAGTGCTTTTTATGTAGCTAGATTTTTTTGACTATGGATTAAATTCCTTTAACAGTTACAGTTTCATTGGGGCATTCTACTTTTTTCTTGGGTCATTTTTGGTAATTTATACTCTTTTATTCTATGGACCATCCACtgaaattttcagttttactgGCATACAGAGTTCAtaggggcttcccccatggctcagtggtaaagaatcctcctgcgatgtaggagatacaggagatgggagttcgatccctgggtcgggatgatctcctggagcagggcatggcagccctctccagcatgttgcatggagaatcccatggacagaggagcctggagggctacagtccatggaggtcacaaagagtcagacacgacttaagtgactcaGCAGGAGCACCAGAGCTCATAGCATCTATTTACAATGTTTAAATGTTTTATCTGCCACAATAACCTCTTTTCTCTGCTGATATTCAAATCCGAGTCTATCTGACATTTGCGCGTGGCCATGGATCCTTTCCCACATGGGTGGAATCTGAGTCCTTCTCTCTgaaccttctttcctttctgccctctTCCCCCAGAGGTGCCCTCATATGAGCCCAGAAAGATGAAAGGAGGCCAGCCTCCAGGCAGTGCTGGGTGGGTGGCCCTTTCCCCCTCCCAAGACTGTGAGTGTTTTTCCACTGTGGGAAGGGTGGGTGTTGTCCGCTTTCCTTCAGGCAACAGCATCTCCCAGcccagggttggggtgggaggcagaAAATCATGCAGTCAGATGGTCTCCTCCGCGGTTCCTGTTTCCTTGGCCTTCCTCATGGCATCCCAGAAAAGGAAG encodes the following:
- the CRYGN gene encoding gamma-crystallin N isoform X2, which produces MSCLVLLCKKPFSVLTPSLALSGFTVGGVHQFGLAKRRGQVAGTGCRLCPLEPGVHPSPRERLSNRITLYEGKHFTGRKLEVFGDCDNFQDRGFMNRVNSVRVESGAWVCFDHPDFRGQQFILEHGDYPDFYRWNGHNDHMGSCRPVRMHGEHFRLEIFEGCNFTGQCLEFKEDCPFLQSRGWSKNCVNAIKAYGDGAWVLYEEPNYRGRMYLVERGDFRSFSDWEAPSARVQSLRRVANF
- the CRYGN gene encoding gamma-crystallin N isoform X3; this encodes MSCLVLLCKKPFSVLTPSLALSGFTVGGVHQFGLAKRRGQVAGTGCRLCPLEPGVHPSPRERLSNRLPVFWTPGVTFKITLYEGKHFTGRKLEVFGDCDNFQDRGFMNRVNSVRVESGAWVCFDHPDFRGQQFILEHGDYPDFYRWNGHNDHMGSCRPVRMSRGWSKNCVNAIKAYGDGAWVLYEEPNYRGRMYLVERGDFRSFSDWEAPSARVQSLRRVANF
- the CRYGN gene encoding gamma-crystallin N isoform X1 codes for the protein MSCLVLLCKKPFSVLTPSLALSGFTVGGVHQFGLAKRRGQVAGTGCRLCPLEPGVHPSPRERLSNRLPVFWTPGVTFKITLYEGKHFTGRKLEVFGDCDNFQDRGFMNRVNSVRVESGAWVCFDHPDFRGQQFILEHGDYPDFYRWNGHNDHMGSCRPVRMHGEHFRLEIFEGCNFTGQCLEFKEDCPFLQSRGWSKNCVNAIKAYGDGAWVLYEEPNYRGRMYLVERGDFRSFSDWEAPSARVQSLRRVANF